In Ischnura elegans chromosome 6, ioIscEleg1.1, whole genome shotgun sequence, one genomic interval encodes:
- the LOC124161068 gene encoding putative nuclease HARBI1: MRGTIKMPSTIENKLTTRQAFQEMGKGRGDVGLPGIDGAIDCTHIRLSNVHLNNIQEVYRNRKGFFSLNVQAVVGPSLEFYDIVPEWPGSQHDSRIFQNSRLHMRYVEGYLDGCLIGDAGYPCLPFLLTPLANPDTEAKRRYNEVHTRTRIVVERVFGIWKRRFPCLSKGLSTKLICTTTVIVACAVLHNMSLILQDVPLEEEYVEDEVVPVEPPNWQPGDGFAMRQALIDRIFI, encoded by the exons ATGCGGGGTACAATTAAAATGCCAAGTACCATTGAGAATAAGTTGACCACCAGGCAGGCATTTCAAGAAATGGGGAAAGGTAGAGGTGATGTTGGTCTGCCAGGAATTGATGGTGCAATCGATTGCACTCATATAAGGTTGTCAAATGTACATCTCAACAATATTCAGGAAGTGTATAGAAAcaggaaaggatttttttctctgaatgtaCAG GCAGTTGTAGGCCCTTCGTTGGAGTTCTATGACATTGTTCCGGAATGGCCTGGCAGTCAGCATGACagcagaatttttcaaaattcaagactCCACATGCGATATGTTGAAGGTTACCTTGATGGTTGCCTGATTGGTGATGCTGGTTATCCTTGCCTACCTTTTTTACTTACTCCCCTCGCCAACCCAGACACTGAGGCAAAGCGAAG GTACAATGAAGTTCATACAAGAACAAGAATAGTCGTGGAAAGAGTGTTCGGAATTTGGAAAAGGAGGTTTCCATGCCTTTCAAAGGGCCTATCCACAAAACTTATTTGCACAACAACTGTCATTGTAGCCTGCGCTGTGCTGCACAATATGAGCTTGATATTACAAGATGTTCCTCTAGAGGAAGAATATGTTGAAGATGAAGTGGTTCCAGTGGAACCACCTAATTGGCAGCCAGGAGATGGTTTTGCTATGCGACAAGCATTAATTGatcgtattttcatttaa